The Ranitomeya imitator isolate aRanImi1 chromosome 3, aRanImi1.pri, whole genome shotgun sequence genome has a window encoding:
- the LOC138671081 gene encoding uncharacterized protein, whose amino-acid sequence MRFSISPAERLMVTIRFLATGESFSSLHFQYRLGISTISGIIRDTCRALWECLQAEYIPEPSQERWLEIAQNFQQICQFPNCVGAVDGKHIRIVKPSGSGSQFYNYKKYFSIVLMAIADAQCKFIAVDIGAYGRANDSQIFKNSPMGRRLYGETFDFPPPRPLPGTTSPPLPFVCVGDDAFQLSPHLLKPFGSSGLTQRKKIYNYRLTRARRVVECAFGILTAKWRVLLTAIKLQTETVDDVVKACVVLHNFVLSKEQVSLEDNVCESTLRDYQNPTFRSPVAVSRMRDSFADYFMSPAGSVDWQYEMV is encoded by the exons atgcgattctcaatatcaccagcagagcgtctcatggtgactattcg attccttgcaactggagagtcgttctcatccctccattttcagtatcgacttgggatatccaccatctcggggatcatcagagatacctgccgggcattgtgggagtgcctacaagcggaatacatcccagagccatcacaggagaggtggctggagatcgcccaaaattttcagcaaatttgccagtttccaaattgtgttggagcagttgatggaaagcacatacggatcgtcaaaccttcaggctctggatcacagttttataactataagaagtacttctctattgtgttgatggccatagccgatgcacaatgcaagttcatcgctgttgatatcggtgcgtatggacgcgcaaatgattcacaaatctttaaaaattcaccaatggggcgccgtttatatggagagacatttgattttccgccccctagacctctccctggaaccactagtccaccattaccatttgtttgtgttggagatgatgccttccagctttccccacacttgctgaaaccctttggaagtagtggactgacccagaggaaaaaaatttacaattaccgcttaaccagagcacgaagagttgtggaatgtgcttttggcatcttaactgccaaatggagagtcctgctaactgcaattaaactgcagactgaaactgtcgatgatgtggtcaaagcgtgcgttgtcctgcacaattttgttttatcaaaagaacaagtttccctggaggataatgtttgtgaaagcaccttacgggattaccaaaaccccacttttcgcagtccagtagcagtctccagaatgcgggacagttttgcagactacttcatgtctcctgcaggatcagttgactggcagtatgaaatggtgtaa